One genomic segment of Gammaproteobacteria bacterium includes these proteins:
- a CDS encoding Spy/CpxP family protein refolding chaperone: protein MKSHKNLLAAAVVAGLGLSTIAFASPWGGHGPMMGGGGDCPMMKGGGGHGGGHGQRYAMMQQYHAERMELLEARLKLKPEQEAAWKGFLAAQDAHHAMMFKTKQAMRDQDETALAHFEEQAQFMEQNLASMKEMIKATSDLYAALDPHQKQVMDKFFTDRPMGRGRGPAAGPGPSANAPAEPADDND, encoded by the coding sequence ATGAAATCGCACAAGAATCTATTAGCTGCCGCTGTTGTCGCTGGTCTGGGTTTATCCACTATTGCGTTTGCCAGCCCTTGGGGTGGTCACGGCCCGATGATGGGCGGTGGTGGTGATTGCCCGATGATGAAGGGCGGCGGTGGTCATGGCGGTGGTCATGGTCAGCGCTATGCCATGATGCAACAATATCACGCTGAACGGATGGAGCTGCTCGAAGCGCGGCTCAAACTGAAACCCGAACAGGAAGCCGCCTGGAAAGGTTTTCTGGCCGCACAGGATGCCCATCATGCGATGATGTTCAAAACTAAACAGGCAATGCGCGACCAGGATGAGACCGCGCTGGCTCATTTTGAGGAACAGGCGCAATTCATGGAGCAGAATCTGGCCAGCATGAAAGAGATGATCAAGGCGACCAGCGACCTGTACGCCGCCCTGGATCCTCACCAGAAACAGGTCATGGACAAATTTTTCACCGACCGACCGATGGGGCGCGGACGTGGTCCGGCAGCTGGCCCAGGGCCATCGGCAAATGCTCCCGCCGAACCAGCAGACGACAACGACTAA